A portion of the Rhodococcus pseudokoreensis genome contains these proteins:
- the pstC gene encoding phosphate ABC transporter permease subunit PstC, with amino-acid sequence MSEAHTESAPRASGSASGGAGVGGPNGTPEAELSSTKAETPTPTDSPRGKAVSRPGDRIFKSLATTSAIFISILIAAIGIFLVWRAVPALSRNQVNFLTSREWVTQNINAMAFGVLDLFQVTVLVSLFALVLAMPVALGIAIFLTEYSPNWLKRPLAYVIDLLAAVPSIVYGLWGLLVFAPAIRPLAMWLNETLGWFPLFATGSGSITGGGTIFTAGIVLAVMILPVITAVTREVFVQTPTSQIEAALALGATRWEVVRTTIIPFGKSGYISGSMLGLGRALGETMALYLILRTTSQPFGWSLFDGGATIASKIALGYAEFNNNIQAGAYIAAGLVLFVLTFVVNAAARAVIAGKKD; translated from the coding sequence ATGAGTGAAGCGCACACCGAATCAGCACCTCGCGCCTCCGGCTCCGCGTCAGGCGGGGCCGGGGTGGGCGGTCCGAACGGCACCCCGGAGGCCGAGTTGAGTTCCACCAAGGCCGAAACCCCGACCCCGACAGATTCACCTCGCGGCAAGGCCGTCTCGAGGCCGGGGGACCGGATCTTCAAGTCCCTCGCGACCACGTCGGCGATCTTCATCTCCATCCTCATCGCCGCGATCGGCATCTTCCTCGTCTGGCGTGCCGTTCCCGCGCTGAGCCGGAACCAGGTCAACTTCCTCACCAGCCGCGAATGGGTCACCCAGAACATCAACGCGATGGCGTTCGGTGTGCTCGACCTCTTCCAGGTGACGGTCCTGGTGTCACTGTTCGCGCTCGTCCTCGCGATGCCGGTCGCGCTGGGTATCGCGATCTTCCTCACCGAATACTCGCCGAACTGGCTCAAGCGTCCGCTGGCGTACGTCATCGACCTGCTGGCCGCGGTGCCGTCGATCGTCTACGGACTGTGGGGTCTGCTGGTGTTCGCACCGGCGATCAGGCCGCTTGCGATGTGGCTCAACGAGACTCTCGGCTGGTTCCCGCTGTTCGCGACGGGCAGCGGTTCGATCACCGGCGGCGGCACCATCTTCACGGCGGGCATCGTCCTCGCCGTCATGATCCTGCCCGTCATCACCGCCGTGACCCGCGAAGTGTTCGTCCAGACACCGACGTCCCAGATCGAGGCGGCGCTCGCCCTGGGCGCCACCCGGTGGGAAGTGGTGCGTACCACGATCATTCCGTTCGGAAAGTCCGGCTACATCAGCGGTTCGATGCTCGGCCTCGGCCGCGCCCTCGGCGAGACCATGGCGCTGTACCTGATCCTGCGCACCACGTCGCAGCCCTTCGGATGGTCGCTGTTCGACGGCGGCGCCACCATCGCGTCCAAGATCGCCCTCGGCTACGCGGAGTTCAACAACAACATCCAGGCCGGCGCGTACATCGCCGCAGGCCTGGTGCTCTTCGTACTCACGTTCGTCGTGAACGCCGCGGCCCGCGCCGTGATCGCAGGAAAGAAGGACTGA
- the pstS gene encoding phosphate ABC transporter substrate-binding protein PstS: MNLKRSGALLGAVALGAMTLAACGSDNNTASSGVDAAASNATCEGKANLSSAGSSAQKNAMDQFVSTYISVCQEKGKTVNLAYNPSGSGDGRTQFIAGQIDFAGSDSAIKAEQAEQAKARCVGGEAWNLPLVFGPVAVAYNLDGVEDLVLNGEVTAKIFNGTIKKWNDPAIAALNPGATLPDQDITAIIRSDSSGTTDNFQQYLTAASNGAWTTGAGSDFTGGIGEGAKGSAGVAQAVASAPGSITYVEKSYADQNKLSAAQIDTGSGPVALSDESAAKAIEGAQFKGAGEGDLTLDLASIFGTKEAGAYPLVLATYEIVCSKGYDADTSAAVKSFLTSAANEGQDNLAEQGYVPLPDSMKEKLNASVAAIG; the protein is encoded by the coding sequence GTGAATCTCAAGCGCAGTGGCGCCCTGCTCGGTGCAGTGGCCCTGGGTGCCATGACCTTGGCCGCGTGTGGCAGCGACAACAACACCGCGTCGAGCGGCGTCGACGCAGCCGCCTCGAACGCAACGTGCGAGGGCAAGGCCAACCTCTCCTCCGCCGGTTCCTCGGCGCAGAAGAACGCCATGGACCAGTTCGTCTCCACCTACATCTCCGTGTGCCAGGAAAAGGGCAAGACCGTCAACCTGGCATACAACCCCAGCGGTTCCGGTGACGGACGCACCCAGTTCATCGCAGGCCAGATCGATTTCGCCGGCTCCGACTCGGCGATCAAGGCAGAGCAGGCCGAGCAGGCCAAGGCCCGCTGCGTCGGCGGCGAGGCGTGGAACCTTCCCCTCGTCTTCGGACCCGTCGCCGTGGCCTACAACCTCGACGGCGTCGAGGATCTGGTGCTCAACGGTGAAGTGACCGCCAAGATCTTCAACGGCACAATCAAGAAGTGGAACGACCCGGCCATCGCCGCCCTCAACCCGGGCGCCACCCTGCCGGACCAGGACATCACCGCGATCATCCGCTCGGACTCCTCGGGAACCACCGACAACTTCCAGCAGTACCTCACGGCAGCCTCCAACGGCGCCTGGACCACCGGTGCGGGCTCCGACTTCACCGGCGGCATCGGTGAGGGCGCCAAGGGTTCGGCCGGCGTCGCGCAGGCAGTGGCCTCCGCCCCCGGCTCGATCACCTACGTCGAGAAGTCGTACGCGGACCAGAACAAGCTGTCGGCAGCACAGATCGACACCGGATCGGGCCCCGTCGCCCTGTCCGACGAGTCGGCGGCGAAGGCGATCGAGGGTGCGCAGTTCAAGGGTGCGGGTGAGGGCGATCTGACGCTCGACCTCGCCTCGATCTTCGGCACCAAGGAAGCCGGCGCGTACCCGCTGGTGCTCGCCACCTACGAGATCGTGTGCTCGAAGGGCTACGACGCCGACACCTCCGCGGCGGTCAAGTCGTTCCTGACCAGCGCCGCCAACGAGGGCCAGGACAACCTGGCCGAGCAGGGCTACGTGCCGCTGCCCGACTCCATGAAGGAGAAGCTGAACGCGTCGGTCGCCGCAATCGGCTGA
- the mshD gene encoding mycothiol synthase, whose translation MSASVQSWTDRLDGKHAADVSALLDRATAADGATPVSEQGVHAVSGVGGDGVRHLVETDADRIVGYAQLQPGHGEHPAMAELAVDPEARGRGIGSRLVTEVLSEGGPDTRVWAHGNLPAAQAVAHRLGLSGARELLQLRRPLEGAELPEIVVPEDISLRVYRGVEDDPEVLRVNAAAFAWHPEQGSWTEREMAERRAEAWFDPAGLFMAFATSDEKRLLGFHWTKVHPQQGDEPAIGEVYVVAIGPDAQGRGLGRLLTLAGLHYLRDRGLGAVLLYVEGDNASALHTYDRLGFERFHTDVAYARA comes from the coding sequence GTGAGCGCTTCGGTGCAGTCCTGGACCGATCGACTCGACGGCAAGCATGCCGCGGACGTGTCCGCGCTGCTCGACCGCGCGACGGCAGCGGACGGAGCCACGCCCGTGTCGGAGCAGGGCGTGCACGCCGTGTCCGGCGTCGGTGGCGACGGTGTGCGTCATCTGGTGGAGACCGACGCCGATCGGATCGTCGGGTACGCGCAGTTGCAGCCGGGGCACGGCGAGCACCCCGCGATGGCCGAACTCGCGGTCGATCCCGAGGCGCGCGGCCGGGGGATCGGTAGCCGGCTGGTCACCGAGGTCCTGTCCGAGGGTGGTCCGGATACCCGGGTGTGGGCGCACGGCAACCTGCCTGCCGCGCAGGCGGTGGCGCACCGCCTCGGGCTGAGCGGTGCACGCGAACTGCTGCAGCTCCGGCGTCCGCTCGAGGGCGCGGAACTTCCAGAAATCGTTGTGCCGGAAGATATTTCGCTTCGCGTATATCGGGGCGTCGAGGACGATCCCGAGGTGCTGCGGGTCAATGCTGCCGCCTTCGCCTGGCATCCCGAGCAGGGGTCGTGGACCGAACGGGAAATGGCCGAACGCCGCGCGGAGGCCTGGTTCGATCCGGCGGGACTGTTCATGGCGTTCGCCACATCGGACGAGAAGCGGCTGCTCGGATTCCACTGGACTAAGGTGCACCCGCAGCAGGGCGACGAGCCTGCCATCGGTGAGGTCTACGTGGTGGCCATCGGACCCGACGCCCAGGGGCGCGGTCTAGGCCGGTTGCTCACACTCGCCGGGCTGCACTACCTGCGTGACCGCGGGCTCGGTGCGGTGCTGCTCTACGTCGAGGGCGACAACGCGTCGGCGCTGCACACCTACGACCGGCTCGGGTTCGAGCGGTTCCACACCGACGTCGCGTACGCGCGAGCCTGA
- a CDS encoding winged helix-turn-helix transcriptional regulator, whose amino-acid sequence MELLLLTSDPNPEAVLPALALLAHSVRPAPTEVSSLLEASSADIALVDARTDLAAARGLCRLLGSTGSAVPVVAVLTEGGLVAVNSDWGLDDILLPGTGPAEVDARLRLLVGRSGGVASPEASGKITLGELVIDEGTYTARLRGRPLDLTYKEFELLKYLAQHAGRVFTRAQLLQEVWGYDFFGGTRTVDVHVRRLRAKLGSEYESLIGTVRNVGYKAVRPTRSKSGAPVPPVDDLDAEDADFESAEGPVIQ is encoded by the coding sequence GTGGAGCTACTGCTTCTTACCTCCGACCCGAACCCCGAGGCAGTGCTGCCTGCCCTCGCCCTGCTGGCGCATTCGGTGCGGCCTGCCCCGACGGAGGTGTCCTCTCTCCTGGAAGCGAGCTCCGCCGACATCGCCCTGGTGGATGCGCGCACCGATCTCGCGGCGGCCCGCGGCCTCTGCCGGCTGCTGGGCAGTACGGGTTCCGCGGTCCCCGTGGTGGCGGTGCTCACCGAGGGTGGCCTGGTGGCGGTCAATTCCGACTGGGGTCTCGACGACATCCTGCTCCCGGGCACCGGACCGGCCGAGGTGGACGCCCGCCTCCGCCTGCTGGTCGGACGCTCCGGCGGCGTCGCCAGCCCGGAGGCGTCGGGCAAGATCACGCTCGGCGAACTGGTCATCGACGAGGGCACGTACACAGCCCGACTGCGTGGCCGCCCCCTCGACCTCACGTACAAGGAGTTCGAACTCCTCAAGTACCTGGCGCAGCACGCGGGTCGCGTCTTCACCCGCGCGCAGTTGCTGCAGGAGGTGTGGGGCTACGACTTCTTCGGTGGTACCCGCACGGTCGACGTCCACGTGCGTCGTCTGCGCGCCAAGCTGGGCAGCGAGTACGAATCCTTGATCGGTACAGTCCGCAACGTCGGTTACAAGGCCGTCCGTCCCACCCGCAGCAAGTCGGGTGCGCCGGTGCCGCCGGTCGACGACCTCGATGCCGAAGATGCAGATTTCGAATCCGCGGAAGGACCTGTGATCCAGTGA
- a CDS encoding LmeA family phospholipid-binding protein: MRKLIIGIVFLVALGLVVDFGSAAYAEYRVSRELRAGASLTADPEVTVHGFPFLTQAWDGKYENIEIRAQGVQSDVVGEVTIESTLLGVSAPLSDLVDGSVKSLPVDHLSGRMLIDATDLGRFLDIPDLQVSAPPASKSDGTGGSGGSGMTTAGGVVLTGTVPVGPLETTVSVQADLVLDGGQVKIVASDFYFGPEGHADFTIPEPLAPAILGLFTRTIDPQELPFGVQPTEVYAEGSQIVIEGVGDNVTIDLNELQSR, translated from the coding sequence GTGCGGAAACTCATCATCGGAATCGTCTTCCTCGTGGCACTCGGTCTCGTCGTCGACTTCGGTTCGGCGGCCTACGCGGAGTACCGGGTGTCGCGGGAACTGCGGGCGGGCGCGTCCCTCACCGCCGATCCCGAAGTGACGGTGCACGGCTTCCCGTTCCTCACCCAGGCATGGGACGGGAAGTACGAGAACATCGAGATCCGCGCCCAGGGAGTGCAGAGCGACGTGGTCGGTGAAGTGACGATCGAGTCCACCCTCCTGGGCGTGTCCGCGCCGCTGTCCGACCTCGTCGACGGCTCCGTGAAGAGCCTCCCGGTCGACCACCTCTCCGGCCGCATGCTCATCGACGCCACCGACCTCGGCCGCTTCCTCGACATCCCCGACCTGCAGGTTTCGGCCCCGCCGGCCAGCAAGTCGGACGGGACCGGCGGCTCGGGCGGCTCCGGAATGACGACCGCGGGCGGCGTCGTCCTCACCGGCACCGTGCCCGTCGGCCCCCTCGAAACCACCGTCAGCGTGCAGGCCGACCTCGTCCTCGACGGCGGTCAGGTGAAGATTGTCGCCAGCGACTTCTACTTCGGGCCCGAGGGCCACGCCGACTTCACCATCCCCGAACCCCTCGCCCCCGCGATCCTCGGTCTCTTCACCCGGACGATCGACCCCCAGGAATTGCCGTTCGGCGTCCAGCCGACGGAGGTGTACGCGGAGGGCTCCCAGATCGTCATCGAGGGCGTCGGCGACAACGTCACGATCGACCTGAACGAACTGCAGAGCCGATGA
- a CDS encoding thioredoxin family protein translates to MTGITLLLIALFAALAFGLVWQRRQGKVRTTGETTAVVTGERRTLLEAAGVGPGSGDGRQATVLHFSADWCGPCAAVRRVVGQVVADLADEPEPPVEVEVDIDEYPALAKELGVLSLPTTFILDPDLQQRFRVSGVPAAADLKAALGPLTRPPASNS, encoded by the coding sequence ATGACCGGAATCACACTGTTACTGATCGCACTGTTCGCGGCCCTCGCGTTCGGGCTCGTCTGGCAGCGCCGCCAGGGGAAGGTCCGGACCACCGGTGAGACGACCGCGGTCGTGACCGGCGAGCGACGCACGCTCCTCGAGGCAGCGGGCGTCGGGCCGGGTTCGGGGGACGGTCGACAGGCCACCGTTCTCCACTTCTCCGCCGACTGGTGCGGTCCCTGCGCGGCGGTGCGCAGGGTCGTCGGACAGGTCGTCGCGGACCTCGCCGACGAGCCGGAACCTCCCGTCGAGGTGGAAGTCGACATCGACGAGTATCCCGCTCTCGCCAAGGAACTCGGCGTTCTGTCGTTGCCGACGACGTTCATTCTCGACCCCGACCTGCAGCAACGCTTCCGGGTGTCCGGGGTGCCCGCGGCGGCCGACCTGAAGGCAGCGTTGGGACCCCTCACCCGGCCCCCGGCTTCAAATTCCTGA
- a CDS encoding DUF4395 domain-containing protein has product MSTTLEVEQVDVRGPRFAAWVTTAVLVAVLVVSTFSLVAAGILLALQAVVFAAGAATGPRRSPYGRIFGTLVAPRLAPVSEREPAAPLRFAQLVGFVFAAVGTVGFLTGAGLVGAVATAFALFAAFLNAAFGFCLGCQIYPLVARLRPAA; this is encoded by the coding sequence ATGTCCACAACACTCGAGGTCGAGCAGGTCGACGTTCGTGGCCCCCGGTTCGCCGCCTGGGTCACCACCGCAGTGCTCGTCGCCGTCCTCGTCGTGTCGACGTTCTCGCTGGTCGCAGCAGGAATTCTGCTGGCCCTGCAGGCGGTCGTCTTCGCGGCGGGCGCAGCCACCGGGCCGCGGCGCAGCCCGTACGGCCGGATCTTCGGCACCCTCGTCGCGCCGCGACTCGCTCCGGTGAGCGAACGCGAACCCGCCGCCCCGCTGCGGTTCGCACAGCTCGTCGGATTCGTCTTCGCCGCCGTCGGCACCGTCGGCTTCCTCACCGGCGCCGGCCTCGTCGGCGCCGTGGCCACCGCATTCGCCCTGTTCGCAGCGTTCCTCAACGCCGCATTCGGGTTCTGCCTCGGCTGCCAGATCTATCCACTCGTCGCACGCCTGA